A genome region from Coffea arabica cultivar ET-39 chromosome 7e, Coffea Arabica ET-39 HiFi, whole genome shotgun sequence includes the following:
- the LOC113722827 gene encoding UDP-glycosyltransferase 90A1-like, whose amino-acid sequence MGSSSGSGQHAVLFPFMAKGHTIPLLHLARLLVHRSLTVTIFTTPANRPFILNYLADLIMKNTTTSTVGVSVMDLPFPESIDGVPPGIESTDKLPHISLWLPLARATHLMQPHFEQALTSLPPVTFMVTDGFLGWTVHFANKYGIPRLVYYGMSNFASTLSRVAGESGLLWKTQSADELFAVPNFPWIKLARNDFDESFSDPEPKGPRFEFIIDCTVTASMSFGQLVNSFYELEPVYIDYWNRHYEPKLWSVGPLCLAEPPTPSPEHESSWIDEWLDRKLDQGQAVLYVAFGSQAEISAEQFQEIKSGLERSQVNFLWVVRKNESQLSDGFEERVKDRGLIVREWVDQRKILGHRSVVGFLSHCGWNSVLESICAKVPILAWPMMADQPLNAKLVAEEIKVGIRVETWNGSAKGLVKSEGLEKGVRELMEGTRGQEVRKKVKEVGEAAMRAVKEGGSSWNTLNQLLDQLQLHANRHAQPKFTTTATTTI is encoded by the coding sequence ATGGGTTCTTCTTCCGGTTCCGGCCAACATGCTGTCCTGTTCCCCTTCATGGCCAAAGGCCACACCATCCCACTCCTCCACCTGGCTCGCCTCCTTGTCCATCGCAGCTTGACCGTCACGATCTTCACCACCCCAGCAAACCGGCCTTTCATCCTCAATTACCTTGCGGACCTGATCATGAAAAACACTACTACTAGTACTGTAGGAGTCTCCGTTATGGATCTCCCTTTCCCTGAAAGCATCGACGGAGTACCCCCCGGCATTGAAAGTACCGATAAACTTCCCCACATATCTCTTTGGTTGCCTTTAGCAAGAGCCACGCACCTCATGCAACCCCATTTCGAACAAGCCCTGACTTCCCTCCCGCCGGTTACTTTCATGGTAACAGATGGTTTCTTGGGTTGGACCGTCCACTTCGCCAACAAGTACGGCATCCCCAGGCTGGTCTACTACGGCATGAGCAACTTCGCCAGCACATTATCCAGGGTCGCGGGGGAGAGCGGACTTCTCTGGAAAACCCAGTCGGCTGATGAGTTGTTTGCGGTTCCTAACTTCCCCTGGATCAAGCTCGCCAGAAATGATTTTGACGAGTCTTTTAGTGACCCTGAACCCAAGGGCCCACGTTTCGAGTTCATCATCGATTGCACCGTTACCGCTTCAATGAGCTTTGGCCAACTAGTTAACAGCTTTTACGAGCTGGAACCAGTTTATATAGATTACTGGAACCGCCATTATGAACCGAAACTGTGGTCAGTGGGGCCTCTATGTCTGGCCGAGCCACCCACACCTAGTCCAGAGCATGAAAGCTCATGGATTGACGAGTGGCTGGACCGAAAGCTAGACCAAGGGCAGGCAGTTCTTTACGTTGCGTTTGGATCCCAAGCGGAGATATCAGCGGAGCAATTCCAAGAAATCAAAAGCGGGCTGGAGAGATCGCAGGTGAATTTCTTGTGGGTCGTCAGGAAAAATGAATCGCAACTCAGCGATGGATTTGAAGAGAGAGTTAAAGACAGGGGTCTGATAGTCAGAGAGTGGGTTGACCAGAGGAAAATCCTGGGCCACCGGAGCGTTGTGGGGTTTTTGAGCCATTGCGGTTGGAATTCTGTTCTGGAGAGCATATGCGCCAAGGTTCCGATACTGGCTTGGCCGATGATGGCGGATCAGCCGCTGAATGCAAAGTTGGTGGCGGAAGAGATTAAGGTTGGAATAAGGGTGGAGACGTGGAATGGGTCGGCCAAGGGGTTGGTGAAGTCGGAGGGATTGGAGAAGGGTGTGAGAGAGTTAATGGAAGGAACACGAGGGCAGGAGGTGAGGAAGAAGGTAAAAGAAGTCGGAGAAGCGGCCATGAGGGCCGTCAAAGAAGGTGGGTCGTCCTGGAACACGCTGAATCAGCTCCTGGACCAGTTGCAATTGCATGCAAACAGACACGCTCAGCCAAAATTTACTACTACTGCTACTACTACTATTTGA
- the LOC113723031 gene encoding potassium transporter 8-like, translated as MALMDVETRTNPIKKESWRAVLTLAYQSLGVVYGDLSTSPLYVYKSTFAEDIHHSETNEEIYGVLSFIFWTLTLIPLLKYVFIVLRADDNGEGGTFALYSLLCRHARVSTLPNGQVADEELYEYKKDEIVSADKGFGLRLRSTLEKHKFLQRILLVLALIGTCMVIGDGVLTPAISVFSAVSGLELSMAKPHHQYVEVPVACVILLILFYLQHYGTHRIGFLFAPIVITWLFCISAIGLYNIFHWNPHVYRAVSPYYMYKFLKKTRKGGWMSLGGILLCMTGSEAMYADLGHFSQLSIKIAFTCVVYPALILAYMGQAAYLSKHHLIESDYRIGFYVSVPEKIRLPVLVIAILAAVVGSQAVITGTFSIIKQCSALGCFPRVKIIHTSSEVHGQIYIPEINWTLMLLCLAVTVGFRDTKHISNASGLAVITVMLVTTCLMSLVIVLCWRRSGFLAICFIFFFGSIEALYFSASLIKFLDGAWVPIALSFIFLMIMYIWNYGTRKKYEFDVQNKVSIQWLLGLGDNLGIARVRGIGLIHTELVSGVPSIFSHFVTNLPAFHQVVIFLCIKSVPVPHVRPEERFLVGRVGPKGYRLYRCIARYGYRDVHMDDVEFEKDLACSIAEFIRSEGLENNNVKIEDDFEDDERMTVIGTTSTHTNGIKLWESNGGDSSDDTMASVAGSREIISSPRVPNKKVRFLVPKNPGMDTSAVVELQELMEAREAGLAFILGHCYVRAKSGSSFMKRVAIDVGYDFLRRNSRGPSYALSFPRASTLEVAMVYHV; from the exons ATGGCTTTGATGGATGTTGAAACTCGTACAAATCCCATTAAG AAGGAGTCATGGCGGGCAGTGTTGACTTTGgcttatcagagtttaggtgtAGTATATGGCGATTTAAGCACTTCGCCTTTGTACGTGTACAAGAGCACTTTTGCAGAGGACATTCATCATTCAGAAACTAACGAGGAGATCTATGGGGTGTTATCTTTCATATTCTGGACTTTGACTCTTATTCCACTGCTTAAGTACGTCTTTATAGTCCTTCGAGCGGATGATAACGGTGAAGGAGGGACCTTTGCTCTGTATTCTCTGCTCTGCCGCCACGCCCGGGTGAGCACCTTGCCAAATGGCCAGGTTGCTGATGAGGAGTTATATGAGTATAAAAAAGACGAGATCGTGTCTGCTGATAAGGGTTTCGGATTGAGATTGAGATCAACATTAGAGAAACACAAATTTTTGCAGAGGATATTGCTTGTCTTGGCCCTGATTGGGACTTGTATGGTCATTGGGGATGGAGTGCTGACACCGGCGATTTCAG TCTTTTCTGCAGTTTCTGGTCTGGAGCTTTCCATGGCAAAGCCGCATCACCAAT ATGTAGAAGTTCCAGTTGCTTGCGTCATATTGCTGATTTTATTTTATCTCCAACATTATGGTACCCACCGGATAGGATTCCTCTTTGCTCCAATCGTAATCACATGGCTTTTCTGCATCAGTGCCATTGGCCTGTACAATATTTTTCACTGGAATCCTCATGTTTATCGAGCAGTCTCTCCTTATTACATGTACAAATTCTTGAAGAAGACCCGAAAAGGAGGTTGGATGTCCTTGGGTGGGATTTTGCTATGCATGACAG GTTCAGAGGCCATGTATGCTGATCTTGGGCACTTCTCTCAGCTGTCTATAAAG ATAGCTTTCACCTGTGTGGTGTACCCTGCCCTGATCCTTGCATATATGGGACAAGCTGCGTATCTTTCTAAGCATCACTTGATTGAAAGTGATTATCGCATTGGATTCTATGTATCAGTACCTG aaaagataagattgccaGTTCTTGTTATTGCAATTCTAGCTGCTGTAGTTGGAAGCCAGGCCGTCATTACCGGAACCTTTTCTATCATCAAACAATGCTCTGCTTTGGGTTGCTTTCCAAGGGTCAAAATAATACATACATCATCTGAAGTACATGGGCAGATTTACATTCCAGAGATCAACTGGACTTTGATGTTGCTATGCTTGGCTGTTACTGTTGGTTTTAGAGAcacaaaacacataagcaatgcATCAG GTCTGGCAGTCATTACTGTAATGCTGGTGACAACCTGCCTAATGTCTCTCGTTATAGTCCTATGCTGGCGCAGAAGCGGCTTTCTAGCTATTTGTTTTATATTCTTCTTTGGTTCCATCGAAGCGCTCTACTTCTCAGCTTCTCTTATCAAATTCCTCGACGGGGCTTGGGTCCCAATTGCTCTGTCATTCATCTTCCTAATGATCATGTACATATGGAACTATGGCACGCGGAAGAAATACGAGTTTGATGTCCAGAACAAAGTATCAATTCAATGGCTCCTCGGTTTAGGTGACAACCTCGGAATTGCGCGTGTGCGGGGCATTGGTCTGATACATACGGAGCTTGTATCCGGAGTTCCTTCCATTTTCTCTCATTTCGTCACTAATCTCCCAGCTTTTCACCAGGTGGTCATCTTCCTTTGCATAAAATCTGTGCCAGTGCCGCATGTAAGGCCCGAAGAGAGGTTTCTGGTGGGAAGAGTTGGACCAAAAGGATACCGACTCTACCGATGCATAGCTCGGTATGGTTATCGCGATGTTCACATGGATGATGTTGAGTTTGAGAAGGATCTTGCGTGCAGCATAGCTGAATTTATTCGGTCAGAAGGGCTCGAAAACAATAATGTAAAAATAGAAGATGATTTTGAGGATGACGAGAGGATGACAGTTATCGGGACTACATCGACTCACACGAATGGTATAAAATTATGGGAAAGTAACGGAGGAGACTCATCTGATGATACCATGGCCAGCGTTGCAGGGTCGAGGGAGATCATCAGCTCACCCAGGGTTCCGAACAAGAAAGTAAGGTTTCTGGTGCCCAAGAACCCGGGAATGGATACGAGTGCAGTGGTGGAGCTGCAAGAACTGATGGAAGCCAGGGAGGCAGGGCTGGCATTTATACTAGGTCACTGTTATGTGAGGGCAAAGAGCGGTTCGAGTTTTATGAAGAGGGTCGCCATAGATGTGGGCTATGATTTCTTGAGGAGGAACTCTCGGGGACCATCCTATGCATTGAGTTTTCCTCGCGCATCGACTTTGGAGGTTGCGATGGTTTACCATGTATGA
- the LOC113723061 gene encoding uncharacterized protein — translation MAKFWIILFLVLVFLISGCTSAAATPAAKIVGGVVTNVASTLFKWLWSLKSTSKTAISSRSMMKFESGYTIETVFDGSKLGIEPYSVEVSPSGEVLLLDSENSNIYKISTPLSRYSRPKLVAGSPEGYSGHIDGKPRDARMNHPKGLAMDDRGNVYVADTMNMAIRKISDSGVVTIAGGKWSRGGGHVDGPCEDAKFSDDFDVVYVGSSCSLLVVDRGNQAIREIQLHDDDCSYHYDDNTHLGIAVLVAAGFFGYMLALLQRRIAAILCSNDDPRIHAKSMPPAPYQRPHKSIRPPLIPTEGNYEKPEEGLFSSLGRLFVNTGSSVIEIFGGLFSGFRKKPFHHVVQQHYNHPSQHPNSWPMQDSFIIPDEDEPPSEESRDPTPRKAYPFMTGDLEKKQSRSYYNGGWNADLHPQQQHQFQQQLQKHHQHHQKHQSSRAQTCYEQNCETNEIVFGAVQEQAGRREAMVIKAVDYGDPVHNSHNIRSRYNYMGYSYGY, via the exons ATGgcaaaattttggatcattttattccttgttcTCGTGTTTCTAATCTCCGGATGCACGTCGGCTGCGGCCACCCCTGCTGCAA AAATTGTTGGTGGGGTTGTTACAAATGTTGCTTCTACACTGTTCAAGTGGTTGTGGTCGCTCAAATCAACTTCCAAAACAG CAATTTCAAGCCGTTCCATGATGAAATTTGAGAGTGGCTATACTATTGAGACTGTGTTTGATGGAAGCAAGCTTGGAATCGAACCTTATTCGGTGGAGGTGTCCCCATCTGGGGAGGTGTTGCTTTTGGATTCTGAGAACAGCAACATTTACAAGATCTCAACACCATTGTCCCGGT ATAGTCGACCCAAGCTGGTAGCTGGATCCCCTGAAGGATATTCAGGGCACATTGATGGGAAGCCAAGAGACGCAAGGATGAACCACCCAAAAGGGCTTGCAATGGATGACAGGGGAAATGTGTATGTTGCAGATACCATGAATATGGCTATACGGAAAATAAGTGACAGCG GGGTGGTGACGATTGCAGGGGGGAAATGGAGCCGTGGAGGAGGCCATGTTGATGGCCCGTGTGAGGATGCAAAGTTTTCAGATGATTTTGATGTGGTGTATGTTGGAAGCAGCTGCTCACTTCTGGTAGTGGATCGAGGAAACCAGGCAATTCGAGAGATCCAATTGCACGATGATGATTGTTCTTACCATTATGATGACAATACACACTTGG GTATTGCAGTGCTTGTTGCTGCTGGTTTCTTTGGGTATATGTTGGCCTTGTTACAACGTAGAATCGCAGCTATCCTTTGCTCCAATGAT GATCCAAGAATTCATGCCAAGAGTATGCCACCAGCCCCATATCAGAGGCCTCATAAATCGATCAGACCTCCCTTGATTCCCACAGAAGGCAATTATGAGAAGCCAGAAGAAGGCTTATTTAGTTCATTGGGAAGACTTTTTGTCAACACTGGATCATCTGTAATTGAAATTTTTGGAGGCTTGTTCTCAGGTTTTAGGAAAAAGCCATTCCACCATGTTGTTCAGCAGCATTACAATCACCCATCCCAACATCCTAATTCTTGGCCCATGCAAGATAGCTTTATCATTCCAGATGAAGATGAGCCTCCCTCAGAAGAATCTAGAGACCCTACACCAAGAAAAGCTTACCCTTTTATGACCGGAGACTTGGAGAAGAAGCAAAGCCGGTCTTATTACAATGGTGGATGGAATGCTGATCTCCATCCGCAACAACAGCACCAATTTCAGCAGCAGCTACAGAAACATCATCAGCATCATCAGAAGCACCAGTCATCCAGAGCTCAGACTTGTTATGAGCAAAACTGCGAAACAAATGAGATCGTCTTTGGGGCGGTTCAGGAGCAAGCTGGACGGCGTGAAGCAATGGTGATAAAGGCTGTTGATTATGGAGATCCTGTCCATAACAGTCACAATATCCGATCAAGATATAACTACATGGGGTACTCTTATGGATATTGA
- the LOC113723062 gene encoding uncharacterized protein yields the protein MAAHNNNIPEFSSTETDSDEEMQEELAFANRRGCCFWLPCFGSGQSDTVWERISATPEKEETSRWRWDWWDKSLNALKKIREWSELVAGPKWKTFIRRFNKTRGLKGGGKFQYDPVSYALNFDEGPGPNGPLFGDDDRFFRDFSSRFALTPGRVTAKSLVAEAGKDGNSVHVSYT from the coding sequence ATGGCCGCACACAACAACAACATTCCGGAGTTTTCGTCAACGGAGACAGACTCCGATGAGGAAATGCAGGAAGAGTTGGCATTCGCCAACCGGAGGGGCTGCTGTTTCTGGCTCCCGTGTTTCGGCTCCGGCCAGTCCGACACGGTCTGGGAGAGGATATCTGCGACGCCAGAAAAAGAGGAGACATCCAGGTGGAGATGGGATTGGTGGGACAAAAGCTTGAACGCTTTAAAGAAAATCAGAGAATGGTCGGAACTGGTGGCTGGCCCAAAATGGAAAACGTTCATCCGCCGGTTTAACAAGACCCGCGGGCTCAAGGGCGGAGGGAAATTCCAATATGATCCTGTTAGTTACGCTTTGAATTTCGACGAGGGACCGGGGCCAAATGGCCCTTTGTTTGGGGATGATGATCGTTTTTTCCGTGATTTCTCGTCTAGGTTTGCTTTAACTCCCGGGAGGGTAACGGCCAAGTCGCTCGTGGCGGAGGCGGGGAAGGATGGAAACAGCGTTCACGTGAGTTACACGTGA
- the LOC113723045 gene encoding RING-H2 finger protein ATL46-like isoform X2: MASECIKLICSMSDTRRQRWLSQHTHLKMSWIQHQLNQKDASSQSSRYPEVSTSDALQRQLQQLFHLHDSGLDQSFIDALPVFVYKEIVGAKEPFDCAVCLCEFSEKDQLRLLPMCSHAFHINCIDTWLLSNSTCPLCRGTLFNPGFSIENPVYDFDDLREDDGYPVSTENGISTRQKAVEIEEVAVEKGVFPVRLGKFRKLSGEEGEAGGETSSSNLDARRCYSLGSYQYVVGDSHLRVALSHDHIGRDVSLLKDRGQSNPPVSEDGAGKKIDIGAKTDSYSVSKIWLWPRKGKFASSADTPSGDVSFAADLPWMRRAEGM; this comes from the exons ATGGCTTCTGAGTGTATCAAGTTGATCTGTTCAATGTCAGATACAAGACGTCAGAGATGGCTTTCTCAGCATACCCATTTGAAAATGTCTTGGATTCAGCATCAACTTAATCAGAAAGATG CCTCTTCTCAGTCTAGCCGATACCCTGAAGTTTCCACCTCTGATGCCCTTCAAAGACAGTTGCAACAACTCTTCCATCTACATGATTCGGGTCTAGATCAATCTTTCATTGATGCGTTACCGGTCTTCGTGTACAAAGAGATTGTGGGTGCTAAGGAGCCGTTTGATTGTGCTGTTTGTTTGTGTGAGTTTTCTGAGAAGGATCAATTGAGATTGCTTCCAATGTGCAGCCATGCCTTTCATATCAATTGTATAGACACTTGGCTCCTATCCAACTCAACATGTCCTCTTTGTAGAGGGACTCTTTTCAATCCGGGATTCTCTATTGAAAACCCAGtatatgattttgatgatctAAGGGAAGACGATGGATACCCTGTTAGCACTGAGAATGGAATCTCAACTCGCCAGAAGGCGGTTGAAATTGAGGAAGTTGCTGTAGAAAAGGGTGTCTTTCCCGTTAGGCTTGGCAAGTTCAGAAAATTGAGTGGTGAAGAAGGGGAGGCAGGAGGAGAGACTAGTAGCAGTAACTTGGATGCCCGCAGATGTTACTCACTGGGTTCATACCAATACGTGGTCGGCGATTCCCACCTCAGGGTGGCCTTGAGCCATGACCATATTGGTCGGGATGTGAGCCTTCTGAAAGACAGAGGACAAAGCAATCCTCCAGTCAGTGAGGATGGGGCAGGAAAGAAGATTGACATTGGGGCAAAAACTGATAGCTATTCTGTTTCCAAGATCTGGCTATGGCCTAGGAAGGGCAAATTTGCAAGTTCTGCAGACACCCCATCAGGAGATGTTTCTTTCGCTGCAGATTTGCCATGGATGCGGAGAGCTGAAGGCATGTGA
- the LOC113723045 gene encoding RING-H2 finger protein ATL46-like isoform X1: MASECIKLICSMSDTRRQRWLSQHTHLKMSWIQHQLNQKDGILTYPPPFPLSSSSPPYVTGDNFHKESSHPTSSSSGTRISPAVLFIIVILAVLFFISGLLHLLVRFLIKHPSSSASSQSSRYPEVSTSDALQRQLQQLFHLHDSGLDQSFIDALPVFVYKEIVGAKEPFDCAVCLCEFSEKDQLRLLPMCSHAFHINCIDTWLLSNSTCPLCRGTLFNPGFSIENPVYDFDDLREDDGYPVSTENGISTRQKAVEIEEVAVEKGVFPVRLGKFRKLSGEEGEAGGETSSSNLDARRCYSLGSYQYVVGDSHLRVALSHDHIGRDVSLLKDRGQSNPPVSEDGAGKKIDIGAKTDSYSVSKIWLWPRKGKFASSADTPSGDVSFAADLPWMRRAEGM, encoded by the coding sequence ATGGCTTCTGAGTGTATCAAGTTGATCTGTTCAATGTCAGATACAAGACGTCAGAGATGGCTTTCTCAGCATACCCATTTGAAAATGTCTTGGATTCAGCATCAACTTAATCAGAAAGATGGTATCTTGACATATCCACCTCCTTTCCCCCTCTCATCTTCGTCTCCTCCTTATGTTACTGGTGATAATTTTCATAAAGAATCAAGTCATCCTACATCTTCATCATCTGGAACTAGGATTAGTCCTGCTGTTCTATTTATCATTGTAATTTTAGCTGTTCTCTTTTTCATTTCTGGTCTTCTGCACTTGCTGGTTCGATTTCTTATCAAACATCCATCTTCCTCAGCCTCTTCTCAGTCTAGCCGATACCCTGAAGTTTCCACCTCTGATGCCCTTCAAAGACAGTTGCAACAACTCTTCCATCTACATGATTCGGGTCTAGATCAATCTTTCATTGATGCGTTACCGGTCTTCGTGTACAAAGAGATTGTGGGTGCTAAGGAGCCGTTTGATTGTGCTGTTTGTTTGTGTGAGTTTTCTGAGAAGGATCAATTGAGATTGCTTCCAATGTGCAGCCATGCCTTTCATATCAATTGTATAGACACTTGGCTCCTATCCAACTCAACATGTCCTCTTTGTAGAGGGACTCTTTTCAATCCGGGATTCTCTATTGAAAACCCAGtatatgattttgatgatctAAGGGAAGACGATGGATACCCTGTTAGCACTGAGAATGGAATCTCAACTCGCCAGAAGGCGGTTGAAATTGAGGAAGTTGCTGTAGAAAAGGGTGTCTTTCCCGTTAGGCTTGGCAAGTTCAGAAAATTGAGTGGTGAAGAAGGGGAGGCAGGAGGAGAGACTAGTAGCAGTAACTTGGATGCCCGCAGATGTTACTCACTGGGTTCATACCAATACGTGGTCGGCGATTCCCACCTCAGGGTGGCCTTGAGCCATGACCATATTGGTCGGGATGTGAGCCTTCTGAAAGACAGAGGACAAAGCAATCCTCCAGTCAGTGAGGATGGGGCAGGAAAGAAGATTGACATTGGGGCAAAAACTGATAGCTATTCTGTTTCCAAGATCTGGCTATGGCCTAGGAAGGGCAAATTTGCAAGTTCTGCAGACACCCCATCAGGAGATGTTTCTTTCGCTGCAGATTTGCCATGGATGCGGAGAGCTGAAGGCATGTGA
- the LOC113723046 gene encoding pollen receptor-like kinase 4, translated as MSVSSNMNKIFIWVLLFSFFLHFHSIKSDEEELRAALSNLITGLTESASPNQASPWNLTSYPCRDHWDGVACDNRNSLRNITLDGLKLSGNLNASFLCDVQSIAASLTVMSLKDNNLQGESLAEIANCRQLTRLYLGGNRFNGSLPDSFLRLNNLKVLDISSNNFSGTLPDLSRISGLIEFSAQNNQLSGFLPSFEFSNFHTFNVSNNNFSGPIPSGGVRFPASSFTKNDQICGPPLPNSCPSASSDSSDKPKGSYSKDEILTFLGNFLLGLTVLLATIVFLCRRCKKAEAKVEADSRVASVDDSITKQIYTPSNFKAGPVSKSDYSTASGESAVVPSSLIVLSSPEVSGIRFENLLKAPAELLGRGKHGSVYKVFSEEMGMILAVKRIKDWTISSYDFKQRMRRLDRVKHPNILPALAFYSSKQEKLLVYEYLQHGSLFNLLHGTQMGRTFDWSTRLDVAASVADGLAFMHQELREDGIAHGNLKSSNVLLTQNMEPYISEYGLVLDSQDPSLAGSDNSYQGNGEHLNRAIFRADVYAFGVILLEMLTGKLVQSDGLDLASWVVSVVREEWTVEVFDRTLIREGASEARMVNLLQIAIKCVNRSQEARPSMNEIAAKVSTLKEEEDKSMDDASALISTSVFERSP; from the exons ATGTCAGTATCATCTAACATGAACAAAATTTTCATCTGGGTACTCCTGTTTTCATTCTTTCTCCACTTCCATTCAATAAAATCAGACGAAGAAGAGCTTAGAGCAGCATTGAGTAATCTTATCACGGGGCTCACAGAAAGCGCTTCCCCAAATCAGGCTTCACCATGGAATTTAACCTCTTATCCTTGCAGGGACCATTGGGATGGTGTCGCCTGTGATAACAGGAACTCTCTGAGGAATATCACCCTTGATGGCTTAAAACTTTCAGGAAATCTTAATGCCAGTTTCCTCTGCGACGTGCAATCTATAGCCGCTAGCCTAACTGTCATGAGTCTCAAGGATAACAACCTCCAGGGAGAAAGCCTGGCGGAGATCGCCAACTGCAGACAACTCACACGCCTGTACCTTGGAGGAAACCGCTTCAATGGCAGCCTTCCTGACTCGTTCCTGAGATTGAATAATCTCAAAGTACTTGACATATCATCGAATAACTTCTCTGGCACTCTACCTGATTTGTCCCGGATATCTGGTTTGATAGAGTTCTCTGCTCAAAATAATCAGCTGTCTGGGTTTCTTCCCAGTTTTGAATTTTCCAATTTCCACACATTTAATGTTTCTAATAACAATTTTAGTGGACCTATACCGAGTGGTGGCGTTCGCTTCCCCGCGAGTAGCTTCACAAAAAATGATCAAATATGTGGCCCTCCGCTTCCAAATAGCTGCCCATCAGCGTCCTCTGATTCATCCGACAAGCCAAAGGGGAGCTACTCAAAAGATGAGATTCTGACGTTCTTGGGCAATTTCTTGCTAGGCTTGACTGTGTTGCTTGCCACCATCGTCTTTCTCTGCAGAAGGTGCAAGAAAGCTGAAGCTAAGGTCGAAGCAGATTCTAGAGTAGCTTCAGTTGATGATAGCATCACTAAGCAAATTTACACGCCGAGCAACTTCAAGGCTGGTCCAGTCAGCAAGTCTGACTACTCGACTGCTTCAGGTGAAAGCGCAGTGGTACCGTCATCACTAATAGTTCTCAGTAGCCCTGAGGTGAGCGGGATAAGGTTTGAGAATTTACTCAAGGCTCCTGCTGAGTTGCTGGGAAGAGGAAAACACGGTAGCGTCTACAAGGTTTTCTCCGAAGAAATGGGCATGATTTTGGCCGTAAAAAGGATCAAGGATTGGACAATATCTAGCTATGATTTCAAGCAGAGGATGCGGAGATTAGACCGCGTAAAACATCCAAATATATTGCCTGCCCTCGCTTTCTATTCTTCCAAACAAGAAAAGCTCCTGGTGTATGAATATCTGCAACATGGGAGTCTTTTCAATCTTCTCCATG GAACGCAGATGGGCCGAACCTTCGACTGGAGCACTAGACTGGACGTCGCTGCTAGCGTAGCTGACGGCTTAGCTTTCATGCATCAAGAGCTTCGAGAAGACGGGATTGCTCATGGTAACCTGAAATCATCAAATGTACTGTTGACCCAGAACATGGAGCCGTACATAAGCGAATATGGGCTGGTGTTGGACAGTCAAGATCCTTCATTAGCTGGCAGTGATAATTCCTACCAAGGAAACGGAGAACATCTCAACAGGGCAATATTCAGGGCGGATGTATACGCATTTGGGGTAATTCTGCTGGAGATGCTGACAGGAAAGCTAGTCCAGAGTGATGGACTGGACCTGGCGAGCTGGGTTGTGTCCGTGGTTAGAGAAGAGTGGACGGTTGAAGTATTTGATAGGACATTGATTCGGGAAGGAGCTAGCGAAGCGAGGATGGTTAACTTGCTACAGATTGCTATTAAATGTGTTAATCGGTCCCAGGAAGCCCGTCCTAGCATGAATGAAATTGCTGCCAAGGTAAGCACACTCAAAGAGGAGGAAGACAAATCCATGGACGATGCTTCTGCATTGATTAGCACCTCAGTCTTTGAGAGATCGCCATAA